The following are encoded together in the Zingiber officinale cultivar Zhangliang chromosome 8A, Zo_v1.1, whole genome shotgun sequence genome:
- the LOC122008008 gene encoding oxysterol-binding protein-related protein 2A-like isoform X2, whose protein sequence is MPTDVPFSTEKLKDRMRAEGLDEAFIEDCEKIIHSEFAEYLRHFKLQFEDHLNTITFHQQLEEVDVEDMTNDSEVQLTNADFSSYRHEKSIESSTTVSSDDIEKQDLDELSDQDEIFFFDANECLDDPTTNYVCKVTASDASGRISESENNSVATVMVRRREKLPEPVEMEKCVSLWSMIKNNVGKDLSKVCLPVYFNEPLSSLQKCFEDLEYSYLLDQAYEYGKKGDNLMRILNVAAFAASGYSSCDGRVCKPFNPLLGETYEAEFLEKGVRFISEKVSHHPMLIACHCEGRGWKFWGDSNLKSKFWGQSIQLDPVGILTLEFDDGEIFQWSKVTTTIYNLIVGKVYCNHHGTMNIRGNKEFSCTLKFREQTLLDRNPRQVQGYIEDTKGLKVASLLGKWDDSMYYSLDNAIWKSKTSNLSENATLLWKRNKLPDDPTRYNLTSFAITLNELTPGLKEKLPPTDSRLRPDQRYLENGEYEKANGEKLRLEQRQRQSKKLQENGWKPRWFLRDCENGTFHYIGGYWEAREKKEWDDCTDIFGELSTATNS, encoded by the exons ATGCCAACTGATGTTCCATTTTCAACTGAAAAGCTTAAAGATCGCATGCGAGCCGAGGGACTAGATGAAGCATTCATTGAGGACTGTGAGAAGATCATTCATTCTGAGTTTGCAGAGTACCTCAGACACTTTAAGCTTCAATTTGAAGATCACTTAAATACTATTACATTCCATCAGCAACTGGAG GAAGTTGACGTAGAAGATATGACTAATGACAGTGAAGTGCAGTTAACCAATGCTGACTTTTCCAGCTACAGACATGAAAAATCCATTG AGTCAAGTACAACAGTATCTTCTGATGATATTGAAAAACAAGATCTTGATGAGTTATCTGATCAGGATGAAATTTTCTTCTTTGATGCAAATGAGTGTCTTGATGATCCTACAACAAATTATGTATGTAAAGTAACAGCCTCAGATGCATCTGGGAGGATATCTGAATCTGAAAATAATTCTGTCGCAACAGTGATGGTTAGAAGGCGTGAGAAGTTGCCAGAGCCTGTTGAGATGGAGAAATGTGTCAGCCTATGGTCAATGATTAAAAATAATGTTGGAAAGGATCTCTCTAAAGTTTGCCTCCCTGTTTATTTTAACGAACCATTATCTTCACTTCAAAAGTGCTTTGAAGACTTGGAGTACTCTTACTTATTGGATCAAGCATATGAATATGGGAAAAAG GGGGACAATCTCATGAGAATTCTGAATGTAGCTGCCTTTGCTGCCTCTGGATATTCTTCTTGTGATGGCCGTGTTTGCAAACCCTTCAATCCTCTGCTAGGAGAGACATATGAAGCTGAATTCCTTGAAAAAGGAGTACGCTTCATTTCTGAAAAG GTTAGTCACCATCCTATGCTCATCGCTTGCCATTGTGAAGGCAGAGGTTGGAAATTCTGGGGGGACAGCAACCTGAAGAGTAAGTTTTGGGGGCAATCCATACAACTAGATCCTGTTGGTATATTAACCTTGGAATTTGATGATGGAGAAATTTTTCAATGGAGTAAG GTGACAACAACTATCTACAACCTAATTGTTGGTAAGGTGTACTGCAATCATCATGGTACAATGAATATACGTGGAAACAAAGAATTTTCTTGTACTCTAAAGTTTAGAGAACAGACACTCCTTGACCGCAACCCTCGACAG GTGCAAGGCTATATTGAGGATACCAAAGGATTAAAAGTTGCTTCATTACTAGGAAAGTGGGATGACAGTATGTACTACTCACTTGATAATGCTATCTGGAAGTCTAAGACATCTAATTTGTCAGAAAATGCAACCTTACTGTGGAAAAGAAACAAGCTGCCTGATGATCCCACCCGATACAACTTGACGTCATTTGCAATTACATTGAATGAGCTGACACCAGGATTGAAG GAAAAGCTTCCGCCTACTGATTCAAGACTCCGGCCAGATCAGCGGTATCTTGAAAATGGAGAGTATGAAAAAGCAAATGGAGAAAAGCTGCGATTAGAGCAAAGACAGCGTCAG TCAAAGAAATTGCAAGAAAATGGGTGGAAACCAAGATGGTTTCTGAGAGACTGTGAGAATGGAACATTTCATTACATAGGCGGGTATTGGGAAGCTAGGGAGAAAAAGGAATGGGATGATTGTACTGATATATTTGGCGAGTTATCAACTGCTACAAATTCTTAA
- the LOC122008008 gene encoding oxysterol-binding protein-related protein 1B-like isoform X1, whose translation MFTPVASDPSRVLYAISMGTREMPHPLCCISLDLVGLGARSPAPADPPPRAGEGEAGPADSVTFCGALYKWTNIRKGWRLRWFSLHDGVLSYSKIARRDLATVPSGSRVRLIGNSSSMFSSSYSRGGCGCRQPRMPVRLVQLKISSFRESKTDDRRFYIFSPKKTLHLKTDSSQDRVAWIEALISASKEFSTSKQLFFMPTDVPFSTEKLKDRMRAEGLDEAFIEDCEKIIHSEFAEYLRHFKLQFEDHLNTITFHQQLEEVDVEDMTNDSEVQLTNADFSSYRHEKSIESSTTVSSDDIEKQDLDELSDQDEIFFFDANECLDDPTTNYVCKVTASDASGRISESENNSVATVMVRRREKLPEPVEMEKCVSLWSMIKNNVGKDLSKVCLPVYFNEPLSSLQKCFEDLEYSYLLDQAYEYGKKGDNLMRILNVAAFAASGYSSCDGRVCKPFNPLLGETYEAEFLEKGVRFISEKVSHHPMLIACHCEGRGWKFWGDSNLKSKFWGQSIQLDPVGILTLEFDDGEIFQWSKVTTTIYNLIVGKVYCNHHGTMNIRGNKEFSCTLKFREQTLLDRNPRQVQGYIEDTKGLKVASLLGKWDDSMYYSLDNAIWKSKTSNLSENATLLWKRNKLPDDPTRYNLTSFAITLNELTPGLKEKLPPTDSRLRPDQRYLENGEYEKANGEKLRLEQRQRQSKKLQENGWKPRWFLRDCENGTFHYIGGYWEAREKKEWDDCTDIFGELSTATNS comes from the exons ATGTTCACACCGGTAGCATCGGATCCATCCCGAGTTCTCTACGCGATCTCGATGGGGACGCGGGAGATGCCACACCCTCTCTGTTGCATCTCCCTGGACCTCGTCGGTCTCGGCGCCCGCTCTCCCGCTCCGGCCGATCCGCCGCCGCGTGCCGGCGAGGGCGAGGCTGGCCCAGCCGACTCCGTCACCTTTTGCGGGGCGTTGTACAAATGGACCAACATCAGGAAGGGGTGGCGCCTCCGCTGGTTCTCCCTCCACGACGGCGTGCTCTCCTACTCCAAGATCGCCCGCCGGGACCTAGCCACCGTGCCCTCGGGAAGCCGCGTCCGCCTCATCGGAAATTCCAGTTCCATGTTCTCCTCCTCCTATTCCCGCGGCGGATGTGGCTGCCGGCAACCCCGGATGCCCGTACGACTCGTCCAACTCAAG ATCTCATCATTTCGTGAAAGTAAGACAGATGACAGAAGATTCTACATATTTTCTCCAAAAAAGACTCTTCATTTGAAGACTGATTCAAGCCAAGACCGTGTGGCCTGGATTGAAGCTTTGATTTCAGCATCAAAAGAATTTTCCACAAGTAAACAATTATTTTTCATGCCAACTGATGTTCCATTTTCAACTGAAAAGCTTAAAGATCGCATGCGAGCCGAGGGACTAGATGAAGCATTCATTGAGGACTGTGAGAAGATCATTCATTCTGAGTTTGCAGAGTACCTCAGACACTTTAAGCTTCAATTTGAAGATCACTTAAATACTATTACATTCCATCAGCAACTGGAG GAAGTTGACGTAGAAGATATGACTAATGACAGTGAAGTGCAGTTAACCAATGCTGACTTTTCCAGCTACAGACATGAAAAATCCATTG AGTCAAGTACAACAGTATCTTCTGATGATATTGAAAAACAAGATCTTGATGAGTTATCTGATCAGGATGAAATTTTCTTCTTTGATGCAAATGAGTGTCTTGATGATCCTACAACAAATTATGTATGTAAAGTAACAGCCTCAGATGCATCTGGGAGGATATCTGAATCTGAAAATAATTCTGTCGCAACAGTGATGGTTAGAAGGCGTGAGAAGTTGCCAGAGCCTGTTGAGATGGAGAAATGTGTCAGCCTATGGTCAATGATTAAAAATAATGTTGGAAAGGATCTCTCTAAAGTTTGCCTCCCTGTTTATTTTAACGAACCATTATCTTCACTTCAAAAGTGCTTTGAAGACTTGGAGTACTCTTACTTATTGGATCAAGCATATGAATATGGGAAAAAG GGGGACAATCTCATGAGAATTCTGAATGTAGCTGCCTTTGCTGCCTCTGGATATTCTTCTTGTGATGGCCGTGTTTGCAAACCCTTCAATCCTCTGCTAGGAGAGACATATGAAGCTGAATTCCTTGAAAAAGGAGTACGCTTCATTTCTGAAAAG GTTAGTCACCATCCTATGCTCATCGCTTGCCATTGTGAAGGCAGAGGTTGGAAATTCTGGGGGGACAGCAACCTGAAGAGTAAGTTTTGGGGGCAATCCATACAACTAGATCCTGTTGGTATATTAACCTTGGAATTTGATGATGGAGAAATTTTTCAATGGAGTAAG GTGACAACAACTATCTACAACCTAATTGTTGGTAAGGTGTACTGCAATCATCATGGTACAATGAATATACGTGGAAACAAAGAATTTTCTTGTACTCTAAAGTTTAGAGAACAGACACTCCTTGACCGCAACCCTCGACAG GTGCAAGGCTATATTGAGGATACCAAAGGATTAAAAGTTGCTTCATTACTAGGAAAGTGGGATGACAGTATGTACTACTCACTTGATAATGCTATCTGGAAGTCTAAGACATCTAATTTGTCAGAAAATGCAACCTTACTGTGGAAAAGAAACAAGCTGCCTGATGATCCCACCCGATACAACTTGACGTCATTTGCAATTACATTGAATGAGCTGACACCAGGATTGAAG GAAAAGCTTCCGCCTACTGATTCAAGACTCCGGCCAGATCAGCGGTATCTTGAAAATGGAGAGTATGAAAAAGCAAATGGAGAAAAGCTGCGATTAGAGCAAAGACAGCGTCAG TCAAAGAAATTGCAAGAAAATGGGTGGAAACCAAGATGGTTTCTGAGAGACTGTGAGAATGGAACATTTCATTACATAGGCGGGTATTGGGAAGCTAGGGAGAAAAAGGAATGGGATGATTGTACTGATATATTTGGCGAGTTATCAACTGCTACAAATTCTTAA
- the LOC122008009 gene encoding scarecrow-like protein 15, whose product MRGFPFHGHGKGGSEAVERELEGNKAFFWVNKRRKFGIQEGAEPRSVLDHRSPSPPASTVTLSSSLGGSGSSDTAGVAAVFDSTANKSVLSDTAAEVGGGASWKEEWAAELQPIPAGLDAAFDAGGAKCGLGVDDWETMLSENSAVSPVREQTFLGWIMGDVDDPVSARFRQHQLLPLCPPDFDGNNGGLGLGVLDPGNGRIEDKAPISVSVGTSVVPNTVGGGFPFMSSNSCVSPPSTGSVIKGTTMIHQPASHLMSQSLAPPGNFTPSLSLPPGIYLPDTVDEKLQLFGTGLLLNQPPATSSLPFFLSAGQVEHSLPQLILPTQPKRLPMEDEYITKLPFLESGGSSDLFPRRSSYQQPLQNPGFPMPQLQPRSVKYKLSVFCDDAATPAAAQQQQLQQALVNLLIEAAKMVEAKNFVGAHGILARLNHQLPSPLGKPLIRSAFYFKEALQRILCNGPTPVFSSNSPSHHQQSLFSLSTQFDVVHKLCAYKTFSEVSPIIQFSNFTCIQALLEELSSSDRIHIVDFDIGVGGQWSSFMQELAQRRCSSSNPVVMLKMSVLVSDYSQNNLELQLVRDSLSHFANDLNIPFEFYFHSLESFDALELHAIEGEAIAVNLPIGSYGKLSFPSILYLVKQLSPKIVIAVDQGCDRSDLPFLQHFLHAFQSSMVLMDSIDASGTNQDMTTKMEKFLLQPRIESSVLGRYHTSDKILPWRTLFTTSGFIPIQLSNFLETQADCLLKRVQVRGFHVEKRQATLYLYWQRRELVSVSAWRC is encoded by the coding sequence ATGAGGGGTTTTCCCTTCCATGGCCATGGGAAAGGGGGCTCAGAAGCAGTGGAGAGAGAATTAGAGGGAAATAAGGCATTTTTCTGGGTGAATAAGAGGCGAAAGTTTGGGATCCAAGAGGGTGCGGAGCCAAGATCGGTGCTTGATCATAGAAGCCCTAGCCCTCCTGCTTCCACAGTCACACTGTCTTCTTCCCTGGGCGGCTCCGGTTCATCTGACACCGCCGGAGTGGCGGCGGTCTTCGACAGTACCGCTAACAAATCGGTCCTCTCCGACACCGCCGCCGAAGTGGGCGGCGGTGCGAGCTGGAAGGAAGAATGGGCGGCCGAGCTGCAGCCCATACCTGCCGGCCTCGACGCGGCCTTCGATGCGGGTGGTGCAAAATGCGGCCTTGGAGTCGACGACTGGGAGACGATGCTGTCCGAGAATTCTGCAGTCTCCCCCGTCCGTGAGCAGACGTTTCTCGGGTGGATCATGGGCGACGTCGATGATCCTGTTTCAGCCCGTTTTAGGCAACATCAGCTCCTCCCTCTGTGCCCGCCGGATTTCGATGGAAACAATGGTGGCTTGGGTTTGGGGGTTCTCGACCCGGGCAATGGTAGGATTGAAGACAAGGCGCCAATCTCAGTCTCCGTGGGCACTTCTGTAGTCCCCAACACTGTTGGTGGTGGCTTCCCGTTCATGAGCAGTAATAGTTGTGTATCCCCGCCCTCTACCGGCTCTGTCATCAAGGGAACCACCATGATTCACCAACCCGCTAGTCATCTAATGTCACAGTCTCTGGCTCCGCCAGGAAACTTCACGCCGTCGCTCTCTTTGCCACCGGGCATTTACCTCCCCGACACCGTGGATGAGAAACTGCAGTTATTTGGCACAGGCCTTCTCTTAAACCAGCCACCAGCCACCTCGAGTTTGCCCTTCTTTCTCAGCGCAGGGCAGGTGGAGCATTCGCTGCCGCAACTCATCCTCCCTACGCAACCAAAGCGCTTACCGATGGAGGACGAATATATCACGAAACTCCCTTTTCTTGAATCTGGCGGCAGCTCGGACCTCTTTCCTCGCCGGTCATCATACCAGCAACCACTGCAAAATCCGGGATTTCCGATGCCTCAGCTCCAGCCAAGGTCAGTGAAGTACAAGTTGTCAGTTTTCTGTGATGATGCTGCGACGCCTGCAGCTGCGCAGCAGCAGCAGCTGCAACAGGCATTGGTTAACCTGCTTATCGAAGCTGCTAAGATGGTCGAGGCTAAGAACTTCGTTGGTGCGCACGGGATATTGGCGCGGCTCAATCACCAGCTCCCCTCCCCATTGGGGAAGCCCCTTATCCGTTCTGCCTTTTACTTCAAGGAAGCACTGCAACGTATACTCTGTAACGGGCCTACTCCTGTTTTCTCCTCCAATTCACCCTCCCATCATCAGCAGAGCCTATTCTCCTTGTCGACGCAATTTGACGTTGTGCACAAGCTCTGTGCATACAAGACATTCTCTGAAGTCTCTCCAATCATCCAATTCTCCAACTTCACTTGCATTCAAGCCCTTCTTGAAGAACTCAGTAGCTCTGACCGAATCCATATTGTGGACTTCGACATTGGAGTTGGTGGACAATGGTCTTCTTTCATGCAGGAGCTAGCACAGCGACGCTGCTCTTCCTCAAATCCTGTGGTAATGCTAAAAATGTCAGTGCTTGTGTCTGATTACTCCCAGAACAATCTGGAGCTTCAGCTCGTTCGTGATAGCCTCTCCCATTTTGCGAATGACCTTAACATTCCATTTGAATTTTACTTCCATAGCCTTGAATCATTTGATGCCTTGGAGCTACATGCCATTGAAGGCGAAGCTATTGCAGTAAACCTTCCTATAGGAAGCTATGGGAAACTTTCCTTCCCGTCTATTCTCtaccttgtcaagcagctctctCCTAAGATTGTCATCGCAGTTGACCAAGGTTGTGATCGGAGTGACTTGCCATTCTTGCAGCATTTTCTCCACGCTTTTCAGTCCTCTATGGTTCTTATGGACTCCATTGATGCATCTGGAACTAACCAAGATATGACAACCAAGATGGAGAAGTTCCTGCTTCAGCCAAGGATAGAGAGCTCAGTTCTTGGACGATACCATACTTCTGATAAGATACTTCCCTGGAGGACACTCTTTACCACCTCAGGTTTTATCCCTATTCAACTCAGCAATTTCTTGGAGACGCAGGCTGACTGCCTTTTAAAGAGAGTGCAGGTAAGAGGGTTTCATGTGGAGAAGCGTCAGGCGACACTTTACCTCTACTGGCAGCGCAGGGAGCTCGTCTCAGTATCAGCTTGGAGGTGCTGA